Part of the Novipirellula artificiosorum genome, CAACAGCGTTGAGCGTTCGACCTCACGTCGGCCACGCAACTCGGCACAAGAGGTGGCACTTGCTAAATCGGCGTGCACCGGACAACCCTCTGCACAATTTGTGAGCACTTCCATAGAAATTGTTATCGTTCGACTTCAGAGAAATCATGGATATCACGTGACGGCATGCGATAAGAGAACAAAACGAAATAGGGCGAATCGGGTTGTTTTGCCGATGTCCTCGTCCGCCAAATGCGAACAAGCCCCACCATGCAAACACCCACAGGTTCTTTCGAATACAATCCTCGCGGCAAGTCGCGTGCCGCGATGAGGGTAGCGACGGCACTTGATTTGCTTCGCATGTCAGGTGAACCAACAACAACCGCTCTCGACGAACAAGGGAACGTGATCCTTCGTCCTCGAAATTGCAGTCCGAGTCTCGATCCCATGGCTATGCTCGACGCCAATCCCCCCCCAAGTTCCTGTCCTGTCAGGCACGCCGCGTTCGGTATCAGCTGTATCACGATGTTGCTGTTCCAACTCCTTGGATGCGGTTCAACGGCAGACACACCCCCCGCAGCAAGTTGCGTTATCGTGCTCGCGGCCGCCAGCACGATGGAACCGATCAAGGAGGTTGCTGAGCAGTTTGAAAAACAGACGGGCTTCTGCGTTCGCCTGAGCGTTGGCCCATCCAATGGGCTTGCCAGGCAAATTGTCGCAGGAGCGCCTGCGGATCTTTTTTTATCTGCAAATCGTCAATGGGCCACTTTCGTCACGGAAGCAGGACTCACCAGAACGTCTACCGAGCTCTTATCGAACGCCATCGTTTTGGTGGTTCCCCGAGGAAACCCTGCCGCGGTTCATCAGCCTGAGGATCTGCTTGGGTCCCGTACAGAGCGAGTCGCGATCGCGGGGAAAAACGTACCCGTCGGAATCTATGCCAAACAAGCGTTGCAGCAATTGGACCTCTTTGAACCACTGGACCGTCAAGGGAAGATTGCTCGCGGTAGTGACGCCCGCGTCACACTCGCCTATGTTGAACAAGCGGAGGTGGAAGCTGGAATCATCTATGCAACCGACGCGACGGATGCGAGCCGGGTTGAAACGGTTTTTGCGTTCGATCCCCAAACGTATGATCAAGTGGTTTACCCCCTGTTGTTACTTCAGATGAACAAGAGCAACACGGCAGCGAATGAGTTTTATCAGTTCTTGCAAGCGAAAACGTCGAAAGCCATTTTTGAGCGATACGGATTTACGACGCTTTGAAGGTCGCGTTGATTCACATTGAGCAAAGCAATCATGTCATCAGAACAATGGAGCGCGATCGGACTCAGCTTACAAGTGGCCAGTGTCTCGGTTCTAGCCAGCTTACCGCTTGGCATCGCAACAGGTTGGTTGCTAGCCAGAAAGCGATTTTACGGCAAAGCGCTGATGGAAACGATTGTCAATCTTCCGCTAGTCTTACCGCCTGTTGTCACGGGGTATTTACTGCTGCGGGTGTTCGGACGGCGTGGAATGTTCGGAGCATTTCTTGAGCAATGGTGCGGGATCCGCGTGGTCTTTGACTGGAAAGGTGCCGCCCTGGCCGCTGCCGTGGTTTCCTTTCCGTTGATGGTACGTGCCATTCGCGTGGCATTCCGCTCGGTGGATCCACGACTCGAGCAAGCGGCTCGC contains:
- the modA gene encoding molybdate ABC transporter substrate-binding protein, producing MQTPTGSFEYNPRGKSRAAMRVATALDLLRMSGEPTTTALDEQGNVILRPRNCSPSLDPMAMLDANPPPSSCPVRHAAFGISCITMLLFQLLGCGSTADTPPAASCVIVLAAASTMEPIKEVAEQFEKQTGFCVRLSVGPSNGLARQIVAGAPADLFLSANRQWATFVTEAGLTRTSTELLSNAIVLVVPRGNPAAVHQPEDLLGSRTERVAIAGKNVPVGIYAKQALQQLDLFEPLDRQGKIARGSDARVTLAYVEQAEVEAGIIYATDATDASRVETVFAFDPQTYDQVVYPLLLLQMNKSNTAANEFYQFLQAKTSKAIFERYGFTTL
- the modB gene encoding molybdate ABC transporter permease subunit is translated as MSSEQWSAIGLSLQVASVSVLASLPLGIATGWLLARKRFYGKALMETIVNLPLVLPPVVTGYLLLRVFGRRGMFGAFLEQWCGIRVVFDWKGAALAAAVVSFPLMVRAIRVAFRSVDPRLEQAARTLGAGPLDTFFSISLPLARHGVIAGCILAFARSLGEFGATIMIAGSIPGETQTIPLYIFSELQTPDGIEGSMSIIAFSITIAAFALYVGERIDHRSRFQEGSR